TATTGTCTTTTCTATATATTATTCGTTCGTTAATTCTTTTTTAAATTCATCTATTTGGTCTAACACTTTCTTTGGAAGTGTAGGCTCTTTAAAATTATATTTTTCTAATTCTTTTTCTAATGTTTTTGCTACAATGTAACGTGCTGTAGTTTTATCATCTGCAGGTATTACATACCAAGGAGCATAATTTGTTGATGTTCTCAACAACATATCTTCATAACACTCTTGATATTTATCCCATAACTTTCGTTCTTTTAAATCACCCGCAGAAAATTTCCAGTTTTTTTCTGGAATATTTAACCTACGTAATAACCTGTTTTTCTGTTCTTCTTTAGATATATTTAAAAAAAACTTTAAAATAATTGTTCCGTTTTCAGATATATGCCTTTCAAACTGATTAATACGCTCCATTCTATCATGATAAAAAGTATCATTTAAATCATCAACGTTATTTACTGTGGGAATATTTTCGGCAAAAACATACTCTGGATGCACTCTTGTTACCAAAACATTCTCATAATGTGTACGATTAAAAACTCCTATTTTTCCTTTAGCAGGCAAGGCTATATAATGACGCCATAAAAAATCATGTTTTAATTCTAATTCTGTTGGTACTTTAAAGCTATGCACTACTACTCCACGTGCATTAACATCTTTAAAAACTTCTCGAATTAAACTATCTTTACCGGCTGTATCCATTCCTTGTAAACACAATAAAACACTATACTTACCTTCTGCGTACATTGTGTCTTGTAAATCACTAATTTTTTTTCTTGATTTTTTCAGCTTCTTCTTAGCATTATCAACAACTTCTTTAGTAGAAAATTCATTTAACTTTCTTTTTTTAGAAAATATGTAGGCATTTGTGTTCATCCGCTTTTTTTATAGCATAAAAGTACAAAAATATAGACTTCTTCTATTGATTTTTTCTTGGTTATTATCAATAATTACAATTAAATCTAAATTCTTTTTTTATATATTTTTTTGAGCTTTACTTCCAAATAAACAACAGATGAATAAAACAATTATTATACAAGCGAGCTCTAAAAGCACAGGAAATACCAACAAAGTGATTAATTACCTTAATAATAACAAGTCTTTTGACTTTGTTGACTTAAAAAAGAAGAACATTGGTGTATTTGAATACGATTTCACCAATGCTGATGATGATTTTATTCCGTTAATGGAAGATCTTATCAATAAATACGATACACTAATATTTGCCACCCCTGTATATTGGTATAGTATGAGTGCTACGCTAAAAATATTTTTTGATAGATTGTCAGACTTGTTACATTATAAAAAAGATTTAGGTAGACAGTTGCGAGGCAAAAACATGGCTATGATTAGTAATTCTGGTGCTAATGACCGTAGAAATGGTTTTGAAATGCCTTTTATTGAAAGTGCTAAATATTTAGGTATGAACTATCTTGGTAGTACCCATGCTTGGTTTACTGAAGACGGAAACGACATACATCCTGATGCTAAAGTTAAAATTAATGAATTTAGAAATATTTTAGCTACTAAAAATTTTAAGGATGTTTTAACCCGTTAGAATTTTAAGATGTCGTTTTTTTACAATTTACAAGAAACCTTTGACAGTATTTTTGAGTTTTAATTTTAATTCATCACAATGCAAAAAGTAATTATAGCTCAAATAGCAATTCAACAAGGAAAAGAAAACGATTTTTTGAAATTGGCTGTAGAAATGGTAAAAACGAGTAACGCTGAAACAGGATGTATTACCTATCAATTACATAAAGACCTATTTAGTGAAGGTAATTATTTGTTTTATGAAGAGTATATTGATAAAACAGCTGTAGAGGCACATAATAACTCTGCACACTTTCATCAATTTATAAAAGATATTACTCCTTTAATTACCAGAGAGCCTATTATAAATATTTATTAATTTAAATGAGTATAAAACACTATAAGCCATCAAAATACCTATCTCCTTATATTGATAGGTATTTTGTTTGTTCTCAAACTAAAAGTCTTCCTTTAATTTTACCAGGCACTGGTTTAGAAGTACTTTTTCATATAGACACTCCCTTATCCATCAATAATGAAAAATTAGATATTGCTCATGTTATTTGTCCGAGAGAAAAATTAATTTTTGATTCAACTAACCATGTACATTATATTTCTGTACGTTTTCATAGTGGTGGTTTTAGACATTTTGCTTCTATTCCGCATACACAAATTGTTAATCAATATTTATCTGTAGAAGAAATATGGCAAAATGAAGGTAGAGAGTTTTTAGAAATTCTTTATTCATTACCTAGTGTAGATGAAAAAATTAAACTAATTGATTTCTTTCTATATAATCAATTAAAAAAACATCATTTTTCTACTATAGTTAATTGGGATTTGATAATTAAAACGCTATACAAAAACTTCAATTCAATACCTCTCCATGAATTGGCTTCTCAAAGTAATCTAAGTTACCGTCAATTTGAACGTCTGTTCAAACAAAAGTTTGGCGTTTCTCCTAAAAAATTTCAACGAATCACTAGGCTTCAAAAAACTGTAAAACAAGTATTGCTATCGAGTAACAAACATTATTTGTCTACTGCTTTAGATAATGGTTATTACGACCAAAGTCATTTTATTAAAGAATTTCAAAGTTTTACAAATCTTAAACCTTCCCAGTATTTTGTAACTAAAAACTTTGAAAACCACTTTTATTATAAACCTTTAAGCTAGTCAATCCAGTTTTTAAAATCTTTTACACGCTCTCTACTTACAATTATTTCTGAGTCTTCATAAGATTCTAATTTTAGTTGTAAGCGTGAGTTTGTATAAGACACAATATCTTTTATAGCATTTATATGTACTATAAATGTTCTATTTACCCTAAAAAATTGCTCGGGGTCTAACTCTTCTTGCCAATATTCTAAAGAGTTATCTATTAAATAATTTCTATTAGCATTTGTATGTATGTAAGTTGCTTTATTTTCTGAGTAAAAACATTCAATATCTTCTGTATTGATAATTTTTAAGTGCTGTCCCACTTTTATAGTAAATCGCTTTTTATATTTTCTATCAACTGGGTTAATCAACAGCTTACGAATGTCATCTATATTAACCTGTATATTACTTTGTATAGGTTGATGCTCTTTAAATTTATTTACTGCTATTGTTAACTCATCTTCATCTATGGGTTTTAACAAATAGTCTATAGAATTTAACTTGAATGCTTTTAATGCATACTCATCATAAGCCGTTGTAAAAATGATAGCTGATTTTACAGTTACTTCTTCAAAAATTTCGAATGATAATCCATCTGAAAGTTGAATATCTAAAAAAATTAAATCAGGATGAGAATTGCTTTGAAACCAGTTAATCGACTCTTCTACTGAGTGCAACATTTGTTGAACTTCTATGTTTAGTTCCGCTAACATTCTACTTAACCTTCTTGCAGCTGGCTTTTCATCTTCAATAATTATAACATTCATAGTTTAGTTTGGTCTATTTTTAGCAATTACTTGTTCATGTATTCTTTAATCTTTCGCTCTTCCCATTTTTTAGAAAAAAGTTTTCCTTTTGAAAAAACATTAAATCCGTGTAAAAATACTATAACTCCCCACCAAAAGAACAAATTATAGTTGTTTACATCTAAAAAAGCTTCCATTACTGATTCGTCTCTATAAACTATATCTTTATATATTCTTCTTCCTATAAAAACTAAGTTTATTAGTATGTAAAACACTAGCATAACAAAATTAGGTTTTATAATTTTAATAATAATTGCTCCCATCTTCACTAAAAAACACTTCACACTCATCTTTATCTATTCAAACTGAACATTTAGATTCGTATCTTTTTAAAGGGTTATTACAAAATGTAATATCTTGCTTTTAAACTCTTTCACATAATAAATCTCATTTTCCCAAACATCTGGAGAGAATGTTATGTATTGTCCTATTTCTTATGCTTATTTAAAACAATTAGTTATGTAACAATATATAATTTTAATCTTTCTTTTTCAATTGTCTTTTTAAGTAATGCTTAAGACCATTCCCCTGTATATGGGTCGTATGTACATTTCAGAGGCTTAGAAAGAGGATTGTTTGGATCAGAAAGAAAGGCTCTACAATCGGTACAAACATGTCTAAATTCACATACTTTACAGTCCTTTATATTTTCTTTTTTTATAGAGGTAAGCTTTGTGTAATCTTTGCTATTCAATAGTTCATTTGTAATAAATTCTACCTGAGTATTTTTAATATTTCCAAAAGCTACATCGAGAGCTGGGCAATTTTTAATATTCCCTATTCTATCAATTGCTAGTTTTTGATTTAAACAAGAGTTAAAATTTAGAGACTCTAAAAATTTATCCTGGTTAAGAGTAAAATATTTTTGAGAAACATTACCACAAAAAGAAAAGTCAGTAAATATTGCTTCTAGGTGTTTGGAGCTAAAAAAAGGAATTTGAAAATAGTTATCTTTTGAAAAAGGACTTCCATGTAAAACAACTTTTTTAAATCTTGGATTACTTAAATGAGCTTCTTCAAAAAGGGGTTTATCTTGATTATTATGGTATTTCATAATAATTTCGATAGTAGATAAGGTTTTTAATTTTAAGAGCTGTAAAAGTTTCTTTAATTCCGTTTTACTTAAAGAAAAATAACATACAAAATGTAAGGACTTACAACTTGTAATTCTTGCAAGCTCTTTTATTTTTTGAAGTTTTTCAAAATCAAAAAAATCTAATTCTACAATAATATCATTTAATTGATTAGCTGTTTTGTAAGTAGTATCTAGATCAGGGAACAAGTCGAATTCTTCCAATTCACAAAAAAAACCAAAGTTTTTACTCTCTAAATGAAGCAACGCTTCATCAATAATTTTTCCTTCATCAGGAAGAAATTCTTTTTTTATAGAGGAAATACTCTTTCTATTGTTAAGCTTCTCTATTATATCTGCTATCTCATTTGGCAAAATAAATACTTCTTTTGTTTGTAAATCACAAATAGTAGATCTACTGGCTCCTTTCACTATTAGGCAATTGGCAAATAATTGAAAATAATCTTTGTTTTTCATAATCTTATAATTTCTTTGTGAGAATTTGACATACATTCAGGTACATTTCTAATCTCTTGAGGTATTTCTAAATAGGAATCATTTTTTGCATAAGTTATGTACTTAGTTATAACAGGTAATAAGTGTTGTTTATCTTTCATTTTTATTTTTTAACTAGCTAAATAATCGGCTATTTTTTCTTCTATTCTATAATTACACGGGTAAGACAGCATCCCAAATTGACCTACTGGATTTACTTCTAAAAAATAGTATTTGTTATCAGGAGATACGAGAATATCGATTGAACCTGAATTCAATTTTAACTTATTCATTAATAGATCGATTTTATTATTAATTTCTCCAGGTAGTTTAAAAGGAACAGTTCTTTGTATTATATCAAAGTCATGGTTTCTTAGGTCTATAGAGGTTGATTCGTTATCTTGAGAAAAGATAGCCATAGAATAAGTTTTACCATCTAAATAGAAAACTCGTAGTTCGTATTTTTTTGGAATTGTTGTTTGAAACAATGAAGGGAAAAAATTATCTTCTTTTACACTTTCAACTTGAGTAGTATACATTGATCCTTTCCTTTCTTTAACTCTTATTATAGGATTTCCACAAATCGTTTTTGTTATTAGAGACCCTTTTTCTTCTTTTAGCTTTAAGAATTCTTTTTTAGAGTTTAAAACATAGCTTTCAGGAACTTTAAAACCTATACTTTCTGCTATATCTGTTGCAATTAATTTATTTATAACTGCAGTTGAAAACGTATTTAAATGTTTTTTTTGAAATATCAAGAAATACAAATAATCTTTTAAGAATCTACTTTCTATTTTTAAAAAAGTAAAAAGAGGTTCTGGTAATTTTTCATAATCTTTATCTGTAGAAAAAAAAGAAGTTTTAATTTCTCCTCTTCTATACCAAACCGATTTAATTTTAGAAAGCTTAAAAGATGTATTATTATATTCAAAAATGTAATCATCAGCAATAGGAGTTACAGTTACTTCATCTTCCTTATTTATTCGTACCCAAGGAGTGTTTTTTTTGTCTAGCCAACTAATAATATCTAGAGTAGAAGCTTCGTTTTCTTTTGAAATTATTAAAACCATAATTTAATTTAATTTAATTTCACCAAACCTTAATTTCTACTAAAAAAACTAGTAGCCATAAGTAGTAGGTCCCCAAGATGTAATATCTTTACAGTCAGTATCACCTCCTTCTGTACGAGCATTAGTTGAATACTTTATTGTATCCCCAAAAGTGTACTGACCATTTTTACCTCCAACAACAGAAGTCATTGCTTGGTTGTTTAACGTTTGATTTTCTTGAGCAAAAGCTCCGATCGATTTTAATGATCCTTTCATAAAAAAAATATTTAAAATTAATAAATAGGTTACGGATTTATTTTAATTCCACTTCTCCATAAAGAAGTTGCGGAACTGGTTAAAGTATTTCATTAAAAATAGTCTACACAATCAGTATCTCCTCCTTCAGTACGTGCAGAAGTAGAATATTCTTTAAAGGTAAATAATGGTTCTTCATATGGACCTCCTTTTCCTCCTTTAACTGATCCCATCGTTTGGTTGTTTAACGTTTTGTTTTCTTGAGCAAAAGCTCCGATTGATTTTAAATTGCTTTTCATATAAATAAAAATTAGGTTACAACTTTAATCCCACAAGTTTATAAGATAGTTCTGCCAAAAAACATCAAATTCAATAGACGGTAAACCAATCCCTAGCTTCTTTCTGTTTTCGTTATAATAGCTATATTTTTCTGGTAAGATTTTTTCTGTGTTATATGTTCCATAAAGTTGTGGTCGATCATTGTACAAATGGTATTGATCTACCATCATTGCATAGATACGAGGAGTACATTTTCCTTTGTGAATAAACTCTTTAATTTTTGGTAAAAAATAGTTTATTCTCATACTATCGTTTGTATGTAACAAGAGAACTTCAACATCTACAACATCACCTTTATAAAATTTAGGACCAATAATTTTTTCATTTGGAAATATATTTTTATCAAATAAATCAACTAAAATTTTTTCATTAATTGAATCACTCTGAGCCCACAATTTTTGTTTATCTTTTCCATCATAATAAGTTCTATAATATTGATCTTCTTCAATAGCCTTAAACAATTTGTTTCGCAAATCCATATCTAAAGATTTAACATGAGAATCACTCAAAGAATCAATATCACTCTTGCTAATCTTATATTTTCCAAGCAAGTATTGTAAAGAGGGGTCTCTATGGAGATACATAGAAGAAGTTCCTCCATATTCGCTAATTAAACGCTCAACTTCATTTTTAGAAACCTCTTTTCCTGATAAATGCTTAGAAATAACATACCTAGTATATTCTCTAAAACTAAAAGTGTTTAAAGGTTTGTATTTACTAAATGTTTCATTAAAAACAGAGTAAGCCTCTGAGTATTTTTTTACAGCAAACAAAGAATCCGCTTTTGCTACATTACTATAATAAGTAGAGTAGGAATGTTTAAAAGTTTCAAGGCTGTTGTTTTTTTTAACAGCCCCACATGAAACTAATAAAAAAGAGGTAAAAAGCAAAGAAGATAAAGTTGAAGGTAAATTTAATTTCATTTTTCAATTCTTTTTCATATTGCAAGTATATGTAAAACATATAAAACACACAATTGAAATACAAATTAACTGAACGCTCCCTAAAATTTTA
The nucleotide sequence above comes from Tenacibaculum singaporense. Encoded proteins:
- a CDS encoding flavodoxin family protein, whose translation is MNKTIIIQASSKSTGNTNKVINYLNNNKSFDFVDLKKKNIGVFEYDFTNADDDFIPLMEDLINKYDTLIFATPVYWYSMSATLKIFFDRLSDLLHYKKDLGRQLRGKNMAMISNSGANDRRNGFEMPFIESAKYLGMNYLGSTHAWFTEDGNDIHPDAKVKINEFRNILATKNFKDVLTR
- the gwsG gene encoding grasp-with-spasm system ATP-grasp peptide maturase, translated to MVLIISKENEASTLDIISWLDKKNTPWVRINKEDEVTVTPIADDYIFEYNNTSFKLSKIKSVWYRRGEIKTSFFSTDKDYEKLPEPLFTFLKIESRFLKDYLYFLIFQKKHLNTFSTAVINKLIATDIAESIGFKVPESYVLNSKKEFLKLKEEKGSLITKTICGNPIIRVKERKGSMYTTQVESVKEDNFFPSLFQTTIPKKYELRVFYLDGKTYSMAIFSQDNESTSIDLRNHDFDIIQRTVPFKLPGEINNKIDLLMNKLKLNSGSIDILVSPDNKYYFLEVNPVGQFGMLSYPCNYRIEEKIADYLAS
- the gwsS gene encoding grasp-with-spasm system SPASM domain peptide maturase, with amino-acid sequence MKNKDYFQLFANCLIVKGASRSTICDLQTKEVFILPNEIADIIEKLNNRKSISSIKKEFLPDEGKIIDEALLHLESKNFGFFCELEEFDLFPDLDTTYKTANQLNDIIVELDFFDFEKLQKIKELARITSCKSLHFVCYFSLSKTELKKLLQLLKLKTLSTIEIIMKYHNNQDKPLFEEAHLSNPRFKKVVLHGSPFSKDNYFQIPFFSSKHLEAIFTDFSFCGNVSQKYFTLNQDKFLESLNFNSCLNQKLAIDRIGNIKNCPALDVAFGNIKNTQVEFITNELLNSKDYTKLTSIKKENIKDCKVCEFRHVCTDCRAFLSDPNNPLSKPLKCTYDPYTGEWS
- a CDS encoding PPK2 family polyphosphate kinase — protein: MNTNAYIFSKKRKLNEFSTKEVVDNAKKKLKKSRKKISDLQDTMYAEGKYSVLLCLQGMDTAGKDSLIREVFKDVNARGVVVHSFKVPTELELKHDFLWRHYIALPAKGKIGVFNRTHYENVLVTRVHPEYVFAENIPTVNNVDDLNDTFYHDRMERINQFERHISENGTIILKFFLNISKEEQKNRLLRRLNIPEKNWKFSAGDLKERKLWDKYQECYEDMLLRTSTNYAPWYVIPADDKTTARYIVAKTLEKELEKYNFKEPTLPKKVLDQIDEFKKELTNE
- a CDS encoding helix-turn-helix domain-containing protein translates to MSIKHYKPSKYLSPYIDRYFVCSQTKSLPLILPGTGLEVLFHIDTPLSINNEKLDIAHVICPREKLIFDSTNHVHYISVRFHSGGFRHFASIPHTQIVNQYLSVEEIWQNEGREFLEILYSLPSVDEKIKLIDFFLYNQLKKHHFSTIVNWDLIIKTLYKNFNSIPLHELASQSNLSYRQFERLFKQKFGVSPKKFQRITRLQKTVKQVLLSSNKHYLSTALDNGYYDQSHFIKEFQSFTNLKPSQYFVTKNFENHFYYKPLS
- a CDS encoding putative quinol monooxygenase, which gives rise to MQKVIIAQIAIQQGKENDFLKLAVEMVKTSNAETGCITYQLHKDLFSEGNYLFYEEYIDKTAVEAHNNSAHFHQFIKDITPLITREPIINIY
- a CDS encoding 2TM domain-containing protein, with translation MSVKCFLVKMGAIIIKIIKPNFVMLVFYILINLVFIGRRIYKDIVYRDESVMEAFLDVNNYNLFFWWGVIVFLHGFNVFSKGKLFSKKWEERKIKEYMNK
- a CDS encoding LytR/AlgR family response regulator transcription factor, with product MNVIIIEDEKPAARRLSRMLAELNIEVQQMLHSVEESINWFQSNSHPDLIFLDIQLSDGLSFEIFEEVTVKSAIIFTTAYDEYALKAFKLNSIDYLLKPIDEDELTIAVNKFKEHQPIQSNIQVNIDDIRKLLINPVDRKYKKRFTIKVGQHLKIINTEDIECFYSENKATYIHTNANRNYLIDNSLEYWQEELDPEQFFRVNRTFIVHINAIKDIVSYTNSRLQLKLESYEDSEIIVSRERVKDFKNWID